gcaatcaaagatctgctgatatcaagggtagtgaccctgggaaatgtgcaggtcatagtggatggctttgctgcaatgggattccctaactgtggtggggccatagatggaacccatatccctatcttggcaccggagcaccaagccggcgagtacataaaccgcaaggggtacttttcaatagtgctgcaagctctggtggatcacaagggacgtttcaccaacatcaacgtgggatggccgggaaaggtacatgacgctcgcatcttcaggaactctggtctgtttcaaaagctgcaagaagggactttattcccagaccagaaaataactgttggtgatgttgaaatgcctatatgtatccttggggacccagcctaccccttaatgccatggctcatgaagccgtacacaggcagcctggacagcagtcaggagctgttcaactacaggctgagcaagtgcagaatggtggtagaatgtgcatttggacatttaaaggcgcgctggcgcagtttactgattcgcttagacctcagcgaaaccaatactcccactgttattactgcttgctgtgtgctccacaatatctgtgagagtaagggggagacgtttatggcggggtgggaggttgaggcaaatcgcctggctgctggttacgcgcagccagacaccagggcagttagaagagcacaggagggtgcggtacgaaTCAGAGagcctttgaaaaccagtttcatgactggccaggctacggtgtgaaagttctgttagtttctccttgatgaaaccccccgccccttggttcactctacttccttgtaagctaaccaccctcccctcctccctttgatcaccgcttgcagaggcaataaagtcattgttgcttcacattcatgcattctttattcattcatcacacaaatagggggatgactaccaaggtagcccaggaggggtggtggaggagggaaggaaaatgccacacagcactttaaaagtttacagctttaaaatttattgaatgacagccttcttttttttgggcaatcctctgtggtggagtggctggttggccggtggcccccccaacgcgttcttgggcgtctgggtgtggaggctatggaacttggggaggcgggcggttggttacacaggggctgtagtggcagtctgtgctccagctgcctttgctgcagctcaaccatacactggagcatactggtttggtcctccagcagcctcagcattgaatcctgcctcctcatcacgctgccgccacattcgagcttcagccctctcttcagcccgccacttactctcttcagcccgccacttactctcttcagcctgccacctctcctcctggtcattttgtgctttcctgcagtctgacattatttgcctccacgcattcgtctgtgctctgtcaatgtgggaggacagcatgagctcggagaacatttcatctcgagtgcgtttttttttctttctaatcttcactagcctctgggaaggagaagatcctgtgatcattgaaacacatgcagctggtggagaaaagaaaagggacagcggtatttaaaaagacacattttataaaacactggctacactctttcagggtaaaccttgctgttaacattacatacatagcacatgtgctttcgttacaaggtcgcattttgcctccccccaccgcgtggctaccccctcaaccctccccccctccctgtggctaacagcggggaacatttctgttcagccgcaggcaaacagcccagcaggaatgggctcctctgagtgtcccctgaagaaaagcaccctatttcaaccaggtgaccatggattatatctcactctcctgaggataacacacgaacggatgttgcttgaacgccagcaaacatacactgcaatgctttgttgtacaatgattcccgagtacgtgttactggcctggagtggtaaagtgtcctaccatgaaggacgcaataagtctgccctccccagaaaccttttgcaaaggctttgggagtatatccaggagagccgcaaatgccagggcaaagtaatcctttcacatgcttgcttttaaaccatgtatagtattttaaaaggtacactcaccggaggtcccttctccgcctgctgggtccaggaggcaaccttgggtgggttcagggggtactggctccaggtccagggtgagaaacagttcctggctgttgggaaaaccggtttctccgcttgcttgctgtgagctatctacaacctcgtcatcatcatcatcttcttcgtccccaaaacctgcttccgtattgcctccatctccattgaaggagtcaaacaacacggctggggtagtggtggctgaaccccctaaaatggcatgcagctcatcatagaagcggcatgtttggggctctgacccagagcggccgttcgcctctctggttttctgg
The Natator depressus isolate rNatDep1 chromosome 2, rNatDep2.hap1, whole genome shotgun sequence DNA segment above includes these coding regions:
- the LOC141981612 gene encoding uncharacterized protein LOC141981612; this translates as MQSSSAEVTMMESQNRKRAPAWIEREVRDLIAVWGEESVLSELRSSFRNAKTFVKISQGMKDRGHNRDPKQCRVKLKELRQAYQKTREANGRSGSEPQTCRFYDELHAILGGSATTTPAVLFDSFNGDGGNTEAGFGDEEDDDDDEVVDSSQQASGETGFPNSQELFLTLDLEPVPPEPTQGCLLDPAGGEGTSAACVSMITGSSPSQRLVKIRKKKKRTRDEMFSELMLSSHIDRAQTNAWRQIMSDCRKAQNDQEERWQAEESKWRAEESKWRAEERAEARMWRQRDEEAGFNAEAAGGPNQYAPVYG